A genomic region of Elaeis guineensis isolate ETL-2024a chromosome 9, EG11, whole genome shotgun sequence contains the following coding sequences:
- the LOC105051400 gene encoding cycloeucalenol cycloisomerase encodes MGGLEGRKGAKKSSALPQSLWFASNPSKRWGEGFFLLYTPFWLTLTIGIVVPYKIYERFTELEYLLLGLVSVVPAFLIPLFVVGEADRGKCWTDCYWVKANLWIMIFSYVGNYFWTHYFFTVLGASYTFPSWRMNNVPHTTFLLTHACFLFYHMTSNITLRRLRHSIADLPQSIRLVTEAAWILALSYFIAYLETLAISNFPYYEFVDRASMYKVGSLFYAIYFIVSFPMFSRIDEKNGDPWDLPRVAVDALGAAMLVTIILDLWRIFLGPIVPISESGQCNQPGLVWFHMPGNFMQNESA; translated from the exons ATGGGAG GCCTGGAAGGACGCAAAGGAGCGAAGAAGAGCTCCGCTTTGCCCCAGAGCTTATGGTTTGCTTCGAATCCGAGCAAGAGATGGGGGGAGGGGTTCTTTCTACTATACACCCCCTTCTGGCTCACCCTCACCATTGGAATCGTGGTTCCCTATAAGATCTACGAG AGATTCACTGAATTGGAGTATTTGCTTCTTGGGTTGGTTTCTGTCGTTCCAGCTTTCTTGATACCTCTTTTTGTTGTTGGAGAG GCAGACAGAGGCAAATGTTGGACAGATTGCTACTGGGTAAAG GCAAATCTCTGGATAATGATTTTTAGTTATGTTGGGAACTACTTTTGGACTCATTATTTCTTCACAGTGCTTGGAGCATCATATACATTTCCATCATGGAGAATGAACAAT GTGCCCCATACAACGTTCCTTCTCACTCATGCTTGCTTCCTATTTTACCACATGACTTCCAATATAACACTTCGTAGACTGCGCCACTCCATTGCAGACTTACCACAGTCAATTCGGTTGGTCACGGAAGCTGCATGGATTTTGGCCCTTTCTTATTTCATAGCATACTTGGAGACTTTAGCTATTTCAAAT TTTCCTTACTATGAGTTTGTCGATCGAGCATCAATGTACAAAGTAGGATCCTtgttttatgcaatttatttcaTTGTGAGCTTCCCCATGTTTTCAAG GATCGATGAGAAAAATGGTGATCCATGGGACCTTCCAAGAGTGGCTGTCGATGCATTGGGTGCTGCAATGCTTGTCACTATAATACTTGATTTATGGCGCATATTTTTGGGGCCTATAGTTCCTATCTCAGAATCAGGACAGTGCAACCAACCAGGCCTTGTTTGGTTCCACATGCCTGGGAACTTTATGCAAAATGAGAGCGCATGA